A single region of the Chitinophaga niabensis genome encodes:
- a CDS encoding RNA polymerase sigma factor, protein MHALATFEDDALLDLIKADNRIAFNEIYSRYWDRLYATAFHHLKDSTAAEEIVQDAFITIWQKRHDLHIESLPKYLAAMVRYAVYRRMAREQQRQQHQLSAGGLNPAVTDAKDVDHKLLLEIVDKLSCELPEKCRLVFRANKLYDQPLEDVARELNISRKTAEAHLTKALKVIRLNLGKAFHFFSWFL, encoded by the coding sequence ATGCATGCACTGGCCACTTTTGAGGATGACGCATTACTGGATTTAATCAAAGCAGACAACAGGATAGCGTTCAATGAGATCTACAGCCGATACTGGGACCGGTTGTATGCCACTGCTTTTCATCATCTCAAAGATTCCACCGCCGCAGAAGAAATCGTACAGGATGCATTTATTACTATCTGGCAAAAACGCCATGACCTGCATATAGAAAGTCTTCCCAAATACCTGGCTGCCATGGTCCGTTATGCCGTTTATCGCAGGATGGCCCGGGAACAGCAACGCCAGCAGCACCAGCTTTCCGCCGGTGGCCTGAACCCTGCCGTTACGGATGCAAAAGATGTAGATCACAAGCTCCTGCTGGAGATCGTGGATAAATTAAGCTGTGAACTCCCCGAAAAGTGCCGCCTGGTATTCCGCGCCAACAAACTCTACGACCAGCCCCTTGAAGATGTGGCCCGTGAACTGAATATATCCCGCAAAACCGCCGAAGCCCATCTCACCAAAGCCTTAAAAGTAATTCGCCTCAACCTGGGAAAAGCATTTCACTTCTTTTCCTGGTTCCTGTAA